One region of Natronorubrum aibiense genomic DNA includes:
- a CDS encoding single-stranded-DNA-specific exonuclease RecJ, with translation MAGPIPELEECATRCARRLREADRVLLASHIDADGLTSAAIAAQALERARIPFETVFEKQLDEDAIAAIAATEYDTVLFTDFGSGQLDVISEYESDNAFTPVIADHHQPATIDEDGESVRVDTDYHLNPLLFGINGASELSGAGASYVLARALAAVSDQQPDEPVATDGGTTTAARSDNRDLAALAVVGAVGDMQASGGELHGANAKIVAEGVDAGVVETGKDLALYGKQTRPLPKLLEYATDVHIPGISNDANGALRFLDGLDLELKRDGEWRRWAGLTNDEKQTVASALVKRAVSSGVPATKIDGLVSTAYVLPDEPVGTELRDASEFSTLLNATARYERADVGLGVCLGDRGEALERARKLLRDHRRNLSEGIDLVTQEGVTHEDNLQWFHAGDRIRETIVGIVAGMAMGNQGISRSKPIIAFADKDDEHVKVSARGTHSLVRNGLDLSVVVGEASRAVGGDGGGHDVAAGATVPKGDENVFIERADAIVGEQLS, from the coding sequence ATGGCTGGGCCGATTCCCGAACTCGAGGAGTGTGCGACGCGCTGTGCAAGGCGGCTCCGTGAGGCCGACCGTGTCTTGTTGGCCTCACACATCGACGCCGACGGACTGACCAGCGCCGCGATCGCCGCCCAGGCGCTCGAGCGGGCACGGATTCCCTTCGAGACGGTTTTCGAGAAACAACTCGACGAGGACGCGATCGCCGCGATCGCGGCGACCGAGTACGACACCGTCCTCTTTACCGACTTCGGGAGCGGCCAACTCGACGTCATCAGCGAATACGAATCCGACAACGCGTTCACCCCGGTGATCGCGGACCACCACCAGCCGGCGACGATAGACGAGGACGGTGAGTCGGTCCGCGTCGACACCGACTACCACCTCAACCCGTTGCTGTTCGGCATCAACGGCGCGTCCGAACTCTCCGGCGCCGGTGCGAGTTACGTCCTCGCGCGCGCACTCGCTGCGGTCTCGGACCAGCAGCCGGACGAGCCGGTCGCGACCGATGGCGGAACAACCACTGCTGCCCGCTCGGACAACCGCGATCTCGCTGCGCTGGCCGTCGTCGGTGCCGTCGGCGACATGCAGGCCTCCGGCGGCGAACTCCACGGCGCGAACGCGAAGATCGTCGCCGAGGGCGTCGACGCCGGCGTCGTCGAGACCGGCAAGGACCTCGCGCTGTACGGCAAACAGACCCGGCCCCTGCCGAAACTGCTCGAGTACGCCACCGACGTCCACATTCCCGGCATCTCCAACGACGCCAACGGCGCGTTGCGCTTTCTGGACGGACTCGACCTCGAGTTGAAACGCGACGGCGAGTGGCGACGGTGGGCTGGGCTCACGAACGACGAAAAGCAGACCGTCGCCAGCGCGCTCGTCAAACGGGCCGTCTCGAGTGGCGTCCCGGCGACGAAGATCGACGGCCTCGTCAGCACGGCCTACGTCCTGCCCGACGAACCCGTCGGCACCGAACTCCGGGATGCAAGCGAGTTCTCGACGCTGCTCAACGCGACCGCGCGCTACGAACGTGCCGACGTCGGTCTCGGCGTCTGTCTCGGTGATCGAGGCGAGGCGCTCGAGCGGGCCCGAAAGCTCCTGCGCGATCACCGGCGTAACCTCTCCGAAGGAATCGATCTGGTCACACAAGAGGGCGTCACCCACGAGGACAACCTCCAGTGGTTCCACGCGGGTGACCGTATCCGTGAGACGATCGTCGGTATCGTCGCGGGGATGGCGATGGGAAATCAGGGGATCAGTCGCTCGAAGCCGATCATCGCCTTCGCCGACAAAGACGACGAGCACGTCAAGGTCTCGGCTCGCGGCACCCACAGTCTCGTCCGAAACGGCCTCGATCTCTCCGTCGTCGTCGGCGAGGCCTCGCGTGCCGTCGGCGGCGATGGCGGCGGTCACGACGTGGCTGCCGGGGCGACAGTTCCGAAAGGAGACGAAAATGTGTTCATCGAACGGGCAGACGCGATCGTCGGCGAGCAGCTATCCTGA
- a CDS encoding PHP-associated domain-containing protein, with protein sequence MTAQIPFAIDFHVHSDDSYDGHEPIELILEHAADIGLDGVVITDHDEIGESLRAAELAPEYGLIGIPGVEVSTRHGHLLAIGVEQRPDPGQPFMDTVAAVRELGGIAVVPHPFQRSRHGVRKRHIGDADAIETYNSMVFTGYRNRRARTFARRRDYPEIGASDAHYLPNVGKAYTEILVDPDGATPTKAAIDGDNLVEAILEGRTHIRGKRTPIHKSTIQYTKGAVRKSAYLLTSRAPLVPTMPASMDRSG encoded by the coding sequence ATGACAGCGCAGATTCCCTTTGCGATCGACTTTCACGTGCATTCGGATGACTCGTACGACGGTCACGAACCGATCGAGCTCATCTTAGAACATGCGGCCGATATCGGCCTCGACGGCGTCGTCATCACCGACCACGACGAAATCGGCGAGTCACTCCGTGCCGCCGAACTCGCACCGGAGTACGGACTGATCGGGATTCCCGGCGTCGAGGTGTCGACGCGACATGGCCACTTGCTTGCGATCGGTGTCGAACAGCGACCGGACCCTGGCCAGCCGTTCATGGACACCGTCGCCGCTGTCCGCGAACTGGGCGGGATCGCGGTTGTCCCACATCCGTTCCAGCGGAGCCGTCACGGCGTCCGCAAACGTCATATCGGAGATGCCGACGCCATCGAGACGTACAACTCGATGGTCTTTACTGGCTACCGAAATCGACGCGCCCGCACGTTCGCCCGCCGGCGCGACTATCCCGAAATTGGCGCGAGCGACGCCCACTACCTCCCGAACGTCGGCAAAGCCTACACCGAAATTCTCGTCGATCCCGACGGAGCAACCCCGACGAAAGCCGCCATCGACGGCGACAACCTCGTCGAAGCGATCCTCGAGGGCCGCACCCATATCCGAGGAAAACGCACGCCGATTCACAAAAGTACGATTCAGTACACCAAGGGAGCCGTTCGTAAGTCGGCGTATCTGCTCACTTCCCGTGCGCCGCTGGTGCCGACGATGCCGGCGTCGATGGACCGCTCAGGATAG
- a CDS encoding DUF5783 family protein, producing MADFDPEKFEDKYANYFPELQQAYKNAFNRMNEQYDSELVHAIDQQVLNESEPFYEGDGQFRIELPDDPYGRLSGVLVEEERFEQVLERHVEEIETELERIFGFA from the coding sequence ATGGCCGATTTCGATCCCGAGAAATTCGAAGACAAGTACGCCAACTACTTTCCCGAACTCCAGCAGGCCTACAAGAACGCGTTCAATCGCATGAACGAGCAGTACGACTCCGAGCTCGTCCACGCAATCGACCAGCAGGTCTTGAACGAAAGCGAACCGTTCTACGAAGGTGACGGCCAGTTCCGCATTGAACTTCCCGACGATCCGTACGGGCGCCTCTCCGGCGTGCTCGTCGAGGAAGAGCGGTTCGAACAGGTCCTCGAGCGCCACGTCGAGGAGATCGAAACCGAACTCGAGCGGATCTTCGGGTTCGCCTGA
- a CDS encoding NifU family protein, with the protein MSTETQNDGDDLEERVANFLRRNFPQIQMHGGSAAIQDLDRETGEVSIALGGACSGCGISPMTIQAIKSRMVKEIPEIEKVNAHTGAEGGSDMGGMSPSFPGETVDDDGEADEGPEAPF; encoded by the coding sequence ATGAGTACCGAGACCCAGAACGACGGGGACGACCTCGAGGAACGCGTCGCGAACTTCCTGCGGCGAAACTTCCCGCAGATCCAGATGCACGGCGGCAGCGCGGCCATTCAGGATCTCGACCGTGAGACGGGCGAGGTCAGTATCGCACTCGGTGGTGCCTGCAGTGGCTGTGGGATCTCGCCGATGACGATTCAGGCAATCAAGAGCCGAATGGTCAAAGAGATTCCCGAAATCGAGAAGGTCAACGCCCACACCGGCGCCGAAGGCGGCAGCGACATGGGCGGCATGAGCCCGTCGTTCCCCGGCGAAACCGTCGACGACGACGGTGAAGCGGACGAAGGCCCCGAAGCTCCGTTCTAA
- a CDS encoding ketopantoate reductase family protein, with the protein MDIVVFGAGSLGSLVGGALATRPATAVTLVARDPHASAVRETGLELRGELEATVEPAVTTDGRGLEAELAIVAVKAFDTAAAAETLATGSYDTVLSLQNGMGNEETLAAALECPVLAGTASYGAVLRAPGVVECTGIGEIVLGARSGGSVERADRIGDLFASAGLETTVATDMPRRLWEKLAVNAGINAVTALTGTENGAVLEAPANELARTAARETARVARSCDVSLANRDAVASMESVATDTAANTSSMRQDVLTERRTEIDAINGYVVDRAAEQRLEVPTNRILTMLVRTWERGAGVR; encoded by the coding sequence ATGGATATCGTCGTGTTCGGAGCCGGAAGTCTCGGAAGTCTCGTCGGTGGCGCACTCGCAACCCGTCCTGCGACCGCGGTCACGCTCGTCGCGCGCGACCCCCACGCCAGCGCCGTTCGCGAGACTGGACTCGAACTGCGTGGCGAACTCGAGGCGACGGTCGAGCCGGCCGTCACGACTGACGGACGGGGTCTCGAGGCCGAGCTGGCGATCGTGGCGGTCAAAGCCTTCGACACCGCTGCGGCTGCCGAGACACTCGCGACGGGCTCGTACGATACCGTACTCTCCCTGCAAAACGGCATGGGAAACGAGGAAACCCTCGCCGCGGCACTCGAGTGTCCGGTGCTCGCCGGCACCGCCTCCTACGGTGCGGTTCTGCGAGCGCCCGGCGTCGTCGAGTGTACCGGAATCGGCGAGATCGTTCTCGGAGCTCGGTCGGGTGGGTCCGTTGAGCGTGCGGATCGAATCGGCGACCTGTTCGCGTCGGCTGGCCTCGAGACGACCGTCGCCACCGATATGCCTCGCCGACTCTGGGAAAAGCTCGCGGTCAACGCGGGGATCAACGCCGTGACGGCGCTGACGGGAACCGAAAACGGCGCCGTCCTCGAGGCGCCGGCAAACGAGCTCGCGCGGACGGCAGCCCGCGAGACGGCGCGGGTCGCGCGGTCGTGTGACGTATCACTCGCCAATCGGGACGCTGTCGCGAGCATGGAGTCCGTCGCGACCGATACAGCCGCGAACACGTCCTCGATGCGCCAAGACGTTCTCACCGAGCGCCGCACCGAAATCGATGCGATCAACGGCTACGTGGTCGATCGGGCCGCCGAACAGCGACTCGAGGTACCGACGAACCGGATTCTCACGATGCTGGTGCGAACGTGGGAACGCGGGGCCGGCGTGCGCTGA
- a CDS encoding DUF7130 family rubredoxin-like protein, translated as MATEQPRLGFGMAVYTENGDKIGRIRGFDEEGFYITLREGLEGMSVEHVRSGHEFGEAHLMWRCFECGEMGSLDRDLPDSCPSCEAGREELYYWTED; from the coding sequence ATGGCCACAGAACAACCACGGCTCGGGTTCGGAATGGCGGTCTACACCGAAAACGGCGACAAGATCGGGCGGATCCGTGGCTTCGACGAGGAAGGGTTCTACATCACCCTCCGCGAGGGCCTCGAGGGGATGAGCGTCGAGCACGTCCGCTCGGGTCACGAGTTCGGTGAGGCACACCTGATGTGGCGCTGTTTCGAGTGCGGCGAGATGGGATCGCTCGATCGCGACCTGCCCGACAGCTGTCCGTCCTGTGAGGCGGGTCGAGAAGAACTCTACTACTGGACCGAGGACTAG
- a CDS encoding alpha/beta fold hydrolase, with the protein MTGTGVATVGNCRIAYRRAGTSGPPVVLCHGAGIDDATVSWRHTIDALAEDYQVYGIDWPEYGNSTGSVTHTLETYVDVLEGFLETLPYDRVSLAGISMGGGATLGYALRQPDRVERLALVDSYGLGGRLPSALPWKLLGQIPGATEFGKLACSASSESVRMVLDSLVADASDLPEPFVEDVRAKLMEPGSIQAFKQFQRNELSFNGRVATNFVDDLESLTVPTLLVHGRNDPLVPVEWSIRAAKRLPDAELDLVGNCGHWTPRERPKRFNQSLREWLPDHRHTPKIQYPKGQIPGLTRASD; encoded by the coding sequence ATGACCGGAACCGGCGTCGCCACCGTCGGCAACTGCCGGATTGCGTACCGACGCGCCGGAACCAGTGGCCCTCCCGTCGTTCTCTGTCATGGGGCCGGGATCGACGACGCGACGGTCTCGTGGCGTCACACCATCGACGCCCTCGCCGAGGACTACCAGGTCTATGGGATCGACTGGCCGGAGTACGGCAACAGTACGGGCAGCGTTACCCATACACTCGAGACGTACGTCGACGTCCTCGAGGGCTTCCTCGAGACGTTGCCCTACGACCGCGTCTCGCTGGCCGGCATCTCGATGGGAGGCGGGGCAACGCTTGGCTACGCGCTCAGACAGCCCGACCGCGTCGAACGGCTGGCGCTGGTCGACAGCTACGGCCTCGGCGGCCGGCTACCCAGTGCCCTGCCGTGGAAACTCCTCGGGCAGATTCCCGGAGCCACGGAGTTCGGGAAACTCGCCTGCAGCGCCTCGAGCGAGAGCGTTCGCATGGTCCTCGACAGCCTCGTCGCCGACGCCAGCGACCTGCCCGAGCCGTTCGTCGAAGACGTCAGAGCAAAACTGATGGAACCGGGGTCGATTCAAGCCTTCAAGCAGTTCCAGCGGAACGAACTCTCGTTTAACGGTCGCGTCGCGACGAACTTCGTCGACGACCTCGAGTCGCTGACCGTTCCAACGCTGCTCGTCCACGGCCGAAACGATCCGCTCGTTCCCGTCGAGTGGTCGATCCGCGCCGCGAAGCGACTGCCCGACGCCGAACTGGATCTGGTAGGCAACTGTGGCCACTGGACCCCACGGGAACGCCCAAAACGGTTCAACCAGAGCCTCCGCGAGTGGCTCCCGGACCATCGACACACTCCGAAGATACAGTATCCAAAAGGACAGATTCCGGGGTTGACTCGAGCCAGCGACTGA
- a CDS encoding DNA polymerase II large subunit, with protein MREEDTRYFQRLESQLDDAFDVAERAKQRGGDPKPEVEIPVAQDMADRVENILGIDGVAERVRELEGEMSREEAALELAKDFAEGRVGDYETKAGKVEGAVRTAVALLTEGVVAAPIEGIDRVEILENGDGTEFVNVYYAGPIRSAGGTAQALSVLVADYTRALVGLESYDARDEEIERYAEEISLYDKETGLQYTPKDKETKFIAKHMPIMLDGEATGDEEVSGFRDLERVDTNSARGGMCLVLAEGIALKAPKIQRYTRNLDEVDWPWLQDLIDGTYYDDAADEEDEQSDADDEGDSDEEDADTDGNDSVDDGDDADTDGPDGPPRVEESTKYLRDLIAGRPVFSHPCAKGGFRLRYGRARNHGFATAGVHPAAMHLVDDFLATGTQIKTERPGKAAGVVPVDSIEGPTVKLANGDVRRIDDPEDALEIRNGVEKILDLGEYLVNYGEFVENNHPLAPAAYTYEWWVQDVAAAGVDVQAFEDDPRIDLEFPEPDEALEWALEYDAPLHPEYTYLWHDLSVEAFCALADAVADGRIEGDADGDDTLVLEYTDDVRDALETIIIEHRQRESEERIEIDDWRPFARTVGCELRRAVADGAALDPDGRGRESAIDLERTWSDDDLSERARTWGHEEEGDNAIEAVNEVAPFAVRERAPTRIGNRMGRPEKSERRDLSPPVHTLFPIGEAGGAQRNVANAAKHAETMSDTPGVVELQIGRQRCPTCETETFKNRCPTCETRTKPDYRCPDCDQRIEPDEAGRVECDRCEREATCVEPREIDINEEYRDALESVGERENAFEILKGVKGLSSATKIPEPIEKGVLRAKHDVSAFKDGTVRYDMTDLPVTSVRASELDIEVGQLRALGYEEDIHGDPLTHEDQLVELKVQDIVLSDGAAEHMLQTADFIDDLLEQYYGLERFYEFEDRQDLVGELVFGMAPHTSAATVGRVIGFTSAAVGYAHPYFHAAKRRNCFHPETKLWSQNHNGDWGYESIETIVEERLTDPEEDDFGTLVQDVDGLCVPSVTADGTPVEQPVETVSKHLAPDHLVRIETRSGRTLTVTQDHTFRRWTPAGLESVDARELSAGDELPSPKSIDFEGTTKSIDLLKAFIEADAIPNDSLVIRELGSEQIKDLLDDATPNQAYLKPVAERLGVSQSTVYNWVNRDSVPVGSLLTFFDAAELLDRIPDDVTLGMKRDTAAVERQFEIDDSVATLLGYYASEGFTRREDGSFYQTTICTPDRAARDDIIDVFTDALSIAAFEENEWKVTVSSRLVSALFADVLDLGATAETKRIPDSVLDSSRSQLRAFLAAYFSGDGSTSSERIEVRAHTISDELATDLVAALKRFGIAAKTYRETRRPSNGAVAEFYGDDEPVPEFESWVLKITSENAARFAERIGFHLERKQETITDVLETTELRSQRLFADGGDTWLDEVVSVEIVESDVEYTYCLTVEETNTLVANDLYVGQCDGDEDCVMLLLDGLLNFSKSFLPDQRGGKMDAPLVMSSRIDPSEIDDEAHNMDVVSQYPREFYLATREQADPEDVDVEIAEANLGTDLEYTGFDHTHDTTNIAMGPDLSAYKTLGSMMDKMDAQLELSRKLESVDETDVAERVIEGHFLPDLIGNLRAFSRQETRCLDCGEKFRRMPLTGDCRECGGRVNLTVHQGSVNKYMQTAIQVAEEYDCRDYTKQRLEVLEKSLESIFENDKNKQSGIEDFM; from the coding sequence ATGCGGGAGGAAGACACACGGTACTTCCAGCGACTCGAGTCCCAGTTAGACGACGCGTTCGACGTCGCCGAACGGGCCAAACAACGCGGCGGCGACCCGAAACCCGAAGTCGAGATTCCGGTCGCCCAGGACATGGCCGACCGCGTCGAGAATATTTTGGGCATCGATGGCGTCGCCGAACGCGTCCGCGAACTCGAAGGCGAGATGAGCCGCGAGGAGGCCGCACTCGAACTCGCGAAGGACTTCGCGGAAGGTCGCGTCGGCGACTACGAGACGAAAGCCGGCAAGGTCGAAGGGGCAGTCCGCACTGCAGTCGCCTTGCTGACCGAGGGGGTCGTCGCCGCGCCCATCGAGGGGATCGACCGGGTCGAGATCCTGGAAAACGGCGACGGAACCGAGTTCGTCAACGTCTACTACGCTGGCCCGATCCGCTCGGCCGGCGGGACCGCACAGGCGCTGTCCGTACTGGTCGCCGACTACACCCGCGCGCTCGTCGGCCTCGAGTCCTACGACGCCCGCGACGAGGAGATCGAACGCTACGCCGAGGAGATTTCGCTGTACGACAAGGAAACCGGGCTCCAGTACACGCCGAAGGACAAGGAGACGAAGTTCATCGCGAAACACATGCCGATCATGCTGGACGGCGAGGCGACCGGCGACGAAGAGGTCTCGGGCTTCCGAGATCTCGAGCGGGTCGACACCAACAGCGCCCGTGGTGGCATGTGTCTGGTCCTCGCGGAGGGGATCGCACTGAAAGCGCCGAAGATCCAGCGCTACACCCGGAATCTCGACGAGGTCGACTGGCCGTGGCTCCAGGACCTCATCGACGGCACCTACTACGACGACGCCGCGGATGAGGAAGACGAGCAGAGCGACGCGGACGACGAGGGAGACAGTGACGAGGAAGACGCAGACACCGATGGAAACGATTCCGTAGACGACGGCGACGATGCTGACACCGATGGTCCCGACGGCCCCCCACGCGTCGAGGAGTCGACGAAGTACCTCCGGGACCTGATCGCCGGCCGCCCCGTCTTCTCGCACCCCTGCGCGAAGGGCGGGTTTCGACTGCGTTACGGGCGCGCGCGCAATCACGGCTTTGCGACCGCTGGCGTCCACCCCGCCGCGATGCATCTGGTCGACGACTTCCTCGCGACGGGTACCCAGATCAAAACCGAACGCCCCGGAAAAGCGGCGGGCGTCGTCCCCGTCGACTCCATCGAGGGCCCAACCGTCAAACTGGCAAACGGCGACGTGCGCCGGATCGACGACCCCGAGGACGCCCTCGAGATCAGAAACGGCGTCGAAAAGATACTCGACCTCGGCGAGTACCTGGTCAACTACGGCGAATTCGTCGAGAACAACCACCCGCTCGCACCCGCTGCCTACACCTACGAGTGGTGGGTGCAGGACGTAGCGGCCGCCGGCGTCGACGTACAGGCCTTCGAAGACGACCCGCGGATCGACCTCGAGTTCCCCGAACCCGACGAAGCGCTCGAGTGGGCGCTCGAGTACGACGCGCCGCTGCATCCTGAGTACACCTACCTCTGGCACGACCTCTCGGTCGAGGCGTTCTGTGCCCTCGCCGACGCGGTCGCGGACGGTCGGATCGAGGGCGACGCCGACGGCGACGACACGCTCGTCCTCGAGTACACCGACGATGTCCGGGACGCCCTCGAGACGATCATCATCGAACACCGCCAGCGCGAAAGCGAGGAGCGGATCGAGATCGACGACTGGCGCCCCTTCGCTCGCACGGTGGGTTGTGAGCTTCGCCGAGCGGTCGCCGACGGCGCTGCATTGGATCCCGACGGACGCGGACGGGAGTCGGCCATCGACCTCGAGCGCACCTGGTCCGACGACGACCTCTCCGAGCGCGCTCGCACGTGGGGCCACGAGGAGGAGGGCGACAACGCCATCGAAGCCGTCAACGAGGTCGCGCCGTTTGCCGTCCGGGAACGTGCGCCGACCCGAATCGGGAACCGAATGGGCCGTCCAGAGAAGTCCGAACGGCGTGACCTCAGCCCGCCGGTTCACACGCTGTTTCCCATTGGTGAAGCCGGCGGCGCACAGCGCAACGTCGCCAACGCGGCTAAACACGCCGAGACGATGTCGGATACGCCCGGCGTCGTCGAACTCCAGATCGGGCGCCAGCGCTGTCCGACCTGTGAGACGGAGACGTTCAAGAACCGCTGTCCGACCTGCGAGACGCGGACGAAACCCGACTACCGCTGTCCCGACTGCGACCAGCGCATCGAACCCGACGAGGCCGGCCGCGTCGAGTGTGATCGCTGTGAACGCGAGGCCACCTGCGTCGAACCCCGCGAGATCGACATCAACGAGGAGTACCGCGACGCCCTCGAGTCGGTCGGCGAACGCGAGAACGCCTTCGAGATCCTGAAAGGCGTCAAGGGACTGTCGTCGGCGACGAAGATCCCCGAACCGATCGAAAAAGGGGTTCTACGGGCGAAACACGACGTCTCGGCGTTCAAAGACGGCACTGTCCGCTACGACATGACCGACCTCCCGGTCACGTCGGTCCGGGCGAGCGAACTCGACATCGAGGTCGGCCAACTCCGAGCGCTGGGCTACGAGGAAGACATCCACGGCGACCCGCTGACCCACGAGGACCAGCTGGTCGAACTCAAAGTTCAGGACATCGTCCTCTCCGACGGTGCTGCCGAGCATATGCTCCAGACCGCCGACTTCATCGACGACTTGCTCGAGCAGTACTACGGCCTCGAGCGGTTCTACGAGTTCGAAGACCGACAGGATCTCGTGGGCGAACTCGTCTTCGGGATGGCACCGCACACGTCGGCAGCAACTGTCGGTCGAGTGATTGGTTTTACGAGTGCCGCAGTCGGATACGCTCATCCGTACTTTCACGCCGCGAAACGCCGGAACTGCTTCCACCCAGAGACGAAACTCTGGTCCCAGAACCACAACGGTGACTGGGGTTACGAATCGATCGAAACGATCGTCGAAGAGCGCTTGACTGATCCCGAAGAAGACGATTTCGGAACGCTCGTTCAGGACGTCGACGGACTCTGCGTCCCATCAGTCACTGCCGATGGAACGCCCGTCGAACAGCCCGTTGAAACTGTTTCGAAACATCTGGCCCCCGATCATCTCGTTCGGATCGAAACACGGAGTGGTCGAACGCTAACCGTAACTCAGGATCACACGTTCCGTCGATGGACGCCGGCAGGCTTGGAGTCCGTCGACGCTCGCGAACTTTCGGCTGGCGACGAACTCCCGAGTCCGAAATCGATCGACTTCGAGGGGACGACGAAATCGATCGATCTGCTGAAAGCGTTTATCGAGGCGGATGCCATTCCGAACGACTCGCTCGTTATCCGCGAGCTGGGCTCCGAACAAATCAAGGACTTACTCGACGACGCAACGCCGAATCAGGCGTATCTCAAACCGGTTGCGGAACGACTGGGAGTTTCTCAGTCGACGGTCTACAACTGGGTGAACCGAGACAGTGTTCCAGTCGGTTCGCTTCTCACTTTCTTCGACGCTGCGGAACTGCTTGACCGCATTCCGGACGACGTTACCCTCGGGATGAAACGCGACACCGCAGCTGTCGAACGACAGTTCGAGATCGACGATTCCGTCGCGACGCTGCTCGGATACTACGCTTCTGAAGGTTTCACTCGTCGTGAAGACGGATCGTTCTATCAGACGACGATCTGTACGCCCGACAGAGCGGCTCGAGATGACATCATCGATGTGTTCACCGACGCGCTCTCGATCGCCGCGTTCGAAGAGAACGAGTGGAAAGTAACCGTCTCGAGCCGTCTCGTCTCGGCGCTGTTCGCCGACGTGCTCGACCTCGGTGCGACCGCGGAAACGAAGCGGATTCCGGATTCCGTTCTCGATAGCTCTCGCTCCCAGCTGCGCGCATTCTTGGCCGCGTACTTCAGCGGAGACGGGAGTACGTCGAGCGAACGAATCGAGGTTCGAGCACACACAATCAGTGACGAACTTGCAACCGACCTCGTTGCTGCGCTGAAACGTTTCGGTATCGCAGCGAAAACCTACCGCGAAACGCGGCGTCCGTCCAATGGAGCCGTCGCCGAGTTCTACGGTGATGACGAACCAGTCCCCGAATTCGAATCGTGGGTTCTCAAAATCACGTCCGAGAACGCTGCTCGGTTCGCTGAACGTATCGGGTTCCATCTCGAACGGAAACAGGAGACGATTACCGATGTCCTTGAGACGACCGAACTCCGCTCGCAGCGCCTTTTCGCTGACGGCGGCGATACGTGGCTCGACGAAGTCGTTTCCGTCGAGATCGTCGAGAGTGACGTCGAATACACCTACTGTCTCACTGTCGAGGAGACGAATACACTGGTTGCCAACGATCTGTACGTCGGTCAGTGCGACGGTGACGAAGACTGCGTCATGCTCCTTCTCGACGGACTGCTCAACTTCAGTAAGTCGTTCCTCCCCGACCAGCGCGGCGGGAAGATGGACGCTCCGCTGGTCATGTCCTCCCGCATCGATCCCTCCGAGATCGACGACGAGGCCCACAACATGGACGTCGTCTCCCAGTACCCCCGCGAGTTCTATCTCGCGACCCGCGAGCAGGCCGACCCCGAGGACGTCGACGTCGAGATCGCCGAGGCAAACCTCGGCACCGATCTGGAGTACACCGGCTTCGACCACACTCACGACACCACCAACATCGCGATGGGGCCGGACCTCTCGGCGTACAAGACGTTGGGCTCGATGATGGACAAGATGGACGCCCAGCTCGAGCTCTCGCGCAAACTCGAGTCAGTCGACGAGACTGACGTCGCCGAACGGGTCATCGAAGGCCACTTCCTGCCGGATCTGATCGGCAACCTCCGGGCGTTCTCGCGACAGGAAACCCGCTGTCTCGACTGTGGCGAGAAGTTCCGCCGGATGCCGTTGACCGGCGACTGCCGCGAGTGCGGTGGTCGGGTCAACCTCACCGTCCACCAGGGATCGGTGAACAAGTACATGCAAACGGCGATTCAGGTCGCCGAGGAGTACGACTGCCGCGATTACACGAAACAGCGCCTCGAGGTCCTCGAGAAATCCTTAGAGAGCATCTTCGAGAACGACAAAAACAAGCAGTCAGGTATCGAGGATTTCATGTAG
- a CDS encoding PPC domain-containing DNA-binding protein gives MNYRAVETTDEYVARLETGADWRAEIESLADAVEADAAWFTALGAVQDAELWFYDQDDCEYYPIEFDEPLEVASCVGNVSWLEISESHSEDSETESRQYDRFAHTHVVLSDDEGTAVAGHLNEATVWAGEVHMRVFEDGLERAYDETTELDLWL, from the coding sequence ATGAACTATCGCGCCGTCGAGACCACGGACGAGTACGTCGCCCGCCTCGAGACCGGTGCCGACTGGCGGGCCGAGATCGAGTCCCTCGCCGACGCGGTCGAGGCCGATGCCGCCTGGTTTACCGCTCTCGGTGCGGTCCAAGACGCCGAACTCTGGTTTTACGATCAGGACGACTGCGAGTACTATCCGATCGAGTTCGACGAACCGCTCGAGGTCGCCAGCTGCGTGGGCAACGTCTCGTGGCTGGAAATCTCCGAGTCACACTCGGAGGACAGCGAGACGGAGTCTCGCCAGTACGACCGATTCGCACACACGCACGTCGTCCTCTCGGACGACGAGGGCACCGCCGTCGCGGGCCACCTGAACGAGGCGACGGTCTGGGCCGGTGAAGTCCACATGCGCGTCTTCGAAGACGGGTTAGAGCGGGCGTACGACGAGACCACCGAACTCGATCTCTGGCTCTGA